A part of Legionella sainthelensi genomic DNA contains:
- the rph gene encoding ribonuclease PH produces the protein MRPSNREANQLRPIQLTRNYTKHAEGSVLVEFGQTKVLCNASVTEGVPRFIKGKNQGWVTAEYGMLPRATHSRTEREASKGKQGGRTMEIQRLIGRSLRACVDLKFLGENTITLDCDVIQADGGTRTAAITGSCVAMRDAISWMVEREKIRKMPTFNYIAAVSVGLYRGQAVLDLDYAEDVLAETDMNIVMNEAGHFIEIQGTAEDRHFNRDELNNMLALAEIGIPQLIEIQKKA, from the coding sequence ATGCGCCCCAGTAATCGTGAAGCAAACCAATTACGTCCCATTCAATTAACCCGAAACTATACAAAACACGCTGAAGGCTCTGTCCTTGTCGAGTTTGGACAAACCAAAGTGTTATGTAATGCTTCCGTTACCGAAGGAGTTCCGCGTTTTATTAAGGGAAAAAATCAAGGCTGGGTAACCGCAGAATATGGGATGTTGCCACGGGCAACACATAGTCGTACCGAACGTGAAGCAAGCAAGGGAAAGCAAGGTGGTAGAACCATGGAAATTCAACGTTTAATAGGCCGATCTTTAAGAGCTTGCGTTGATTTAAAATTCTTAGGTGAAAATACAATTACCCTGGATTGCGATGTAATTCAGGCTGATGGCGGAACAAGAACAGCAGCAATTACTGGTTCTTGTGTCGCCATGAGAGATGCAATCAGTTGGATGGTAGAACGAGAAAAAATACGTAAAATGCCTACATTTAACTATATAGCTGCCGTTTCTGTTGGACTTTATCGCGGGCAAGCTGTACTTGATTTAGATTATGCGGAAGATGTACTTGCTGAAACCGATATGAATATTGTCATGAATGAAGCAGGACATTTTATTGAGATCCAAGGCACCGCAGAAGACCGGCATTTCAATCGAGATGAGCTGAACAATATGCTTGCATTAGCTGAAATAGGTATCCCACAATTAATCGAAATCCAGAAAAAAGCATAA
- the rpoZ gene encoding DNA-directed RNA polymerase subunit omega, with amino-acid sequence MARVTVEDCLEHVANRFELVMVATKRARQIAVRGDQPMVEWENDKPTVVALREIAEGLVTAEILDKE; translated from the coding sequence ATGGCACGAGTTACAGTTGAAGATTGCTTAGAGCACGTTGCAAATCGATTTGAATTAGTTATGGTGGCTACCAAACGTGCACGACAAATTGCTGTGCGGGGCGATCAACCAATGGTTGAATGGGAAAATGATAAGCCAACTGTAGTGGCTTTACGCGAAATTGCAGAAGGTTTAGTTACTGCTGAAATTTTGGATAAAGAGTAG
- the gmk gene encoding guanylate kinase, with product MVGDYLGNLFIVAAPSGGGKTSLVRRLVETLDSIEVSISHTTRSMRPGEQHGKDYFFVDEKEFTCMVDECAFLEYARVFNHLYGTSMEQITKRLHEGIDVVLDIDWQGAQQIRHSFPDAVSIFIVPPSLEELKQRLLNRRQDKDEVISDRMKKAQDELSHYSEFNYLIVNDNFERAAMELGAIVLANRLRIERQIKKQSKLLSFLMSSQ from the coding sequence ATTGTGGGTGATTATTTAGGTAATTTGTTTATAGTAGCTGCACCTTCAGGAGGGGGCAAAACCAGTTTGGTAAGAAGATTAGTTGAAACTCTTGACAGTATTGAGGTCTCTATTTCACATACGACACGATCAATGCGTCCAGGAGAACAACATGGAAAAGATTACTTTTTTGTTGATGAAAAAGAATTTACCTGTATGGTTGATGAATGTGCATTTTTAGAATACGCTCGAGTTTTTAATCATCTATATGGAACGTCGATGGAGCAAATTACCAAACGTCTGCATGAAGGAATCGATGTGGTTTTGGATATTGATTGGCAAGGAGCGCAGCAAATCAGACATTCTTTTCCAGATGCGGTGAGTATTTTCATTGTGCCGCCATCCTTAGAAGAATTGAAACAAAGGTTGTTGAATCGACGTCAAGATAAAGATGAAGTAATTAGCGATCGAATGAAAAAAGCACAGGATGAACTCAGTCATTATTCTGAATTTAATTATTTAATCGTTAACGATAATTTTGAAAGAGCGGCGATGGAATTAGGTGCAATTGTGCTTGCAAACCGCTTACGTATCGAGCGGCAGATAAAGAAACAATCAAAATTACTTTCTTTCCTGATGTCATCGCAGTAA
- a CDS encoding YicC/YloC family endoribonuclease, translated as MLQSMTAFARVQKQIEEGHFCWEIKSVNHRYLDVSFRLPESFRFIEPHLRNELRDKISRGKLECQLKYQDTGFNNQAMLINRGMVDALIDLGDKLSVSHRLTNDLSVTRVLSWPGVVQVSTPDADSLGEQAIALFKHTIEQLMQMRIAEGNALKEHVESRLSDLGREVERARTTASQQVEQAKNKLLTRLQSLQIEVQESRIEQEIALILTRLDVSEELDRLQTHLNEVNRALNCDKIVGRRLDFLMQELNREANTLSSKSDSVALTQIAVEMKVLIEQMREQIQNIE; from the coding sequence ATGCTACAAAGTATGACAGCTTTTGCCCGTGTGCAAAAACAGATTGAAGAAGGTCATTTTTGCTGGGAAATTAAATCAGTTAATCATCGGTATTTGGATGTTTCATTTCGTCTGCCTGAGTCTTTTCGATTTATAGAGCCTCATTTGCGCAATGAATTGCGCGATAAAATAAGTCGGGGAAAATTAGAATGTCAACTTAAATACCAAGACACAGGTTTTAATAATCAAGCTATGCTTATAAATAGAGGCATGGTTGATGCATTAATAGATTTGGGTGATAAGTTATCCGTATCACATCGTTTGACCAATGATTTGAGCGTCACTCGGGTTTTATCTTGGCCTGGCGTGGTTCAAGTCAGCACTCCAGATGCTGATTCTTTAGGAGAGCAGGCAATCGCTTTATTTAAACACACCATTGAACAATTAATGCAAATGCGAATTGCCGAAGGCAATGCATTAAAAGAGCATGTGGAAAGTCGTCTAAGTGATTTAGGCAGAGAAGTTGAACGCGCGCGAACTACAGCATCTCAGCAAGTGGAACAAGCTAAAAATAAATTGTTAACACGCTTGCAATCATTGCAAATTGAAGTGCAAGAATCACGCATAGAGCAAGAAATAGCCTTGATTTTAACTCGCCTTGATGTCAGTGAAGAATTAGACAGATTACAAACTCACCTTAATGAAGTGAACCGGGCGTTAAATTGCGATAAAATAGTTGGAAGACGGCTTGATTTTTTAATGCAGGAGTTAAATAGGGAGGCGAATACGCTCAGCTCAAAATCTGATTCTGTAGCTTTAACTCAGATTGCAGTTGAGATGAAAGTCTTAATTGAGCAAATGCGTGAGCAAATTCAAAATATTGAGTGA